A window of Proteus columbae contains these coding sequences:
- a CDS encoding SLC13 family permease — protein MEKTAKRDDIAKPAPSSPKQNGKKITLKTIGIPLALLVLLVLFFMPTPDGLSIEGQKAIAIFCAALILWVCGSLPIYLTSMLVIVLLPITGTVAKEKVVFGTLGYDVIWLMVSAFVLTSAMIKSNIARRFALWMITKFGQTPKKALFVLILINFSLVFFVPSTTARATLMVPICMILLEIHKAIPGKSNYGKLMMLQGVQADALATSGVMTGTAANIIAVGFINSQAGGSIGYMDWLIASFPLAIVGMTISFFIGLKLFSFKGEVDFEGSLEKLKKERSQLGALTKNEKKAMYIFLMAVFLWATESYHQDMFGFKISVYMTAVIAAILCLMPRIGLLTWNEANIKWDLMIFAAGAYAAGNTLESTQGAQWLIGKMVYGLGLENMSTTMVYIVVVFICMYSHLIFTSKTVKTTILIPAIIALAKTLGMDPVTLALAASFTLTYTITLPPHSKVNTIYFSSGYFSVLDQMKYGLITCFVGASVISIAIFTWFQILGYGL, from the coding sequence ATGGAAAAGACTGCGAAGCGAGATGACATCGCTAAACCAGCGCCATCATCACCAAAACAAAACGGTAAGAAAATAACCTTAAAAACAATAGGAATACCTTTAGCTTTATTGGTATTACTCGTTTTATTTTTTATGCCAACACCAGATGGATTAAGTATTGAAGGGCAAAAAGCCATTGCTATTTTTTGTGCGGCGTTAATTTTATGGGTGTGTGGATCTTTACCCATTTATTTAACCTCAATGCTCGTTATTGTTTTACTTCCAATAACGGGAACTGTCGCAAAAGAGAAAGTGGTTTTCGGTACATTAGGTTATGACGTTATTTGGCTGATGGTTTCAGCATTTGTTTTAACGTCCGCCATGATCAAATCGAATATTGCCAGACGCTTTGCTCTATGGATGATCACCAAATTTGGGCAAACACCCAAAAAAGCGTTATTTGTCCTGATATTAATTAACTTCAGCTTAGTTTTCTTTGTTCCTTCAACGACTGCCCGTGCGACATTAATGGTGCCTATTTGTATGATCTTATTAGAGATACATAAGGCAATTCCTGGAAAAAGTAATTACGGGAAACTAATGATGTTGCAAGGCGTGCAAGCTGATGCTTTGGCAACATCCGGTGTAATGACGGGAACTGCAGCTAATATTATTGCCGTTGGATTTATCAATTCACAAGCCGGTGGTTCTATTGGTTATATGGATTGGTTAATTGCCTCTTTCCCATTAGCTATTGTTGGTATGACTATCTCCTTTTTTATTGGATTAAAATTATTCTCTTTTAAAGGGGAAGTGGATTTTGAAGGTTCACTAGAGAAATTAAAAAAAGAACGTTCTCAACTTGGTGCATTAACTAAGAATGAGAAAAAAGCCATGTATATTTTTTTAATGGCAGTGTTCTTATGGGCAACCGAAAGTTATCACCAAGATATGTTTGGTTTCAAAATTAGCGTTTATATGACCGCTGTTATTGCTGCCATTCTTTGCCTGATGCCTCGTATTGGCTTATTAACGTGGAATGAAGCCAATATCAAATGGGATCTTATGATATTTGCAGCGGGCGCTTATGCGGCAGGTAATACTTTAGAATCCACACAAGGTGCGCAATGGTTAATTGGTAAAATGGTTTATGGGCTCGGACTCGAAAATATGAGTACGACGATGGTTTATATTGTGGTTGTTTTTATCTGTATGTATAGCCATTTAATTTTTACGAGTAAAACCGTGAAAACGACCATATTAATTCCAGCCATTATTGCACTTGCCAAAACATTAGGCATGGACCCAGTAACATTAGCATTAGCCGCGTCATTTACACTCACATATACCATTACATTACCGCCACATTCAAAAGTAAATACCATCTATTTTTCAAGTGGTTACTTTAGTGTATTAGACCAAATGAAATATGGATTAATTACCTGTTTTGTTGGTGCATCGGTAATTTCTATTGCGATATTCACTTGGTTCCAAATTCTTGGATATGGTCTTTAA
- a CDS encoding histidine phosphatase family protein: protein MRLILLRHGETLWNMESRLQGHANSCLSPKGINQAMAIKESIKLLSPARIITSDLGRTVQTAEIVGHPEAVKEPLLRELNMGEWTGQRKPELIRHHADKYKNWRAGTYTPPKGENWFDFCDRIGAALKEWVHKEDSDLLAVVHSGVIRAACKVFLNLSPEFLLPATPGTITIFNFDLNSDKAPKLEAYNIGSYMPDKNVAD from the coding sequence ATGAGACTAATTTTATTAAGACACGGTGAAACCTTATGGAATATGGAATCACGCTTACAAGGACATGCTAATTCTTGTTTATCACCAAAAGGCATTAATCAAGCAATGGCGATAAAAGAGAGCATTAAATTGTTATCACCCGCTAGGATTATTACGTCAGATTTAGGGCGAACAGTACAAACCGCAGAAATTGTCGGTCATCCCGAAGCGGTTAAAGAGCCGTTATTACGTGAGTTAAATATGGGGGAATGGACAGGACAGCGAAAACCAGAACTCATAAGACATCATGCCGATAAATACAAAAATTGGCGAGCAGGAACATATACGCCACCTAAAGGTGAAAATTGGTTTGATTTTTGTGATCGCATTGGTGCGGCATTAAAGGAATGGGTACATAAAGAAGACAGTGATTTATTAGCGGTTGTGCATAGTGGTGTTATTCGTGCAGCCTGTAAAGTATTTTTAAATTTGTCACCTGAGTTTTTATTACCCGCAACACCAGGCACAATAACGATATTTAATTTTGATCTTAATTCTGATAAAGCGCCAAAATTAGAAGCCTATAATATTGGATCTTATATGCCGGATAAGAATGTCGCTGATTAA